Proteins encoded together in one Nostoc sp. PCC 7524 window:
- a CDS encoding F0F1 ATP synthase subunit gamma: MPNLKSIRDRIQSVKNTKKITEAMRLVAAARVRRAQEQVIATRPFADRLAQVLYGLQTRLRFEDVDLPLLKKREVKSVGLLVISGDRGLCGGYNNNVIRRAENRAKELKAEGLDYTFVIVGRKATQYFQRRDQPVDATYSGLEQIPTAEEATKIADELLSLFLSEKVDRIELVYTRFVSLVSSRPVIQTLLPLDPQGFEAADDEIFRLTTRGGQFEVERQTVTSQVRPLPRDMIFEQDPVQILDSLLPLYLSNQLLRALQESAASELAARMTAMSNASDNAGELIKTLSLSYNKARQAAITQELLEVVGGAEALG; encoded by the coding sequence ATGCCTAACCTTAAATCAATACGCGATCGCATTCAGTCGGTCAAAAATACCAAAAAAATCACAGAAGCTATGCGGCTGGTGGCTGCGGCTAGAGTACGTCGCGCCCAAGAACAAGTAATTGCCACTCGTCCCTTTGCTGACCGCTTGGCACAAGTTTTGTATGGTTTGCAAACCCGGTTGCGGTTTGAAGATGTAGACCTACCCCTACTGAAAAAACGGGAAGTTAAATCAGTCGGGTTGCTGGTCATTTCCGGTGACAGAGGTCTGTGTGGCGGTTACAACAACAACGTCATCCGTCGCGCTGAAAACCGCGCGAAGGAACTCAAAGCCGAAGGTTTAGATTACACCTTTGTCATTGTTGGACGCAAAGCTACCCAATATTTCCAACGCCGCGACCAACCTGTTGATGCTACCTACAGTGGCTTAGAACAAATTCCCACTGCCGAAGAAGCAACAAAGATTGCTGACGAATTGCTGTCTTTGTTCCTCTCCGAAAAAGTAGACCGCATCGAGTTAGTCTACACTCGGTTTGTTTCTTTAGTTAGTTCTCGTCCAGTTATCCAAACTCTGCTACCTCTTGACCCCCAAGGTTTTGAAGCAGCCGATGACGAAATCTTCCGTCTAACAACCCGTGGCGGTCAATTTGAAGTTGAACGGCAGACAGTCACTAGCCAAGTTCGGCCTTTGCCCCGTGACATGATTTTTGAGCAAGACCCAGTACAAATTCTGGATTCCTTGCTGCCATTGTATTTGAGTAACCAACTCTTACGGGCATTGCAAGAATCTGCCGCTAGTGAACTAGCAGCACGGATGACAGCCATGAGCAACGCCAGCGACAACGCCGGTGAATTAATCAAGACCCTATCATTGTCTTACAACAAAGCCCGCCAAGCTGCTATTACCCAGGAACTCCTGGAAGTTGTTGGCGGTGCAGAAGCACTGGGTTAG